The following proteins are encoded in a genomic region of Garra rufa chromosome 22, GarRuf1.0, whole genome shotgun sequence:
- the LOC141297737 gene encoding uncharacterized protein: MFSFVDIRLGLLLAAAVLVVRGQGEDDISFGSCTLDGQNYNDKDVWKPEPCQICVCDSGTVMCDEVICEDTSDCANPEIPDGECCPICPDDGDFDNAGPSPPVTDPVGPVGPAGDPGLPGSPGRDGTPGEDGLPGPPGPPGTPGLGGGSFLSQMAYGSEKSSGPALPGPPGPMGPRGTPGPAGSPGPQGFTGPPGEPGEPGSPGPMGSRGPNGPPGKNGEDGEPGKPGRPGERGASGPQGARGFPGTPGLPGIKGHRGFSGLDGAKGDSGPAGPKGEPGLHGESGVAGAMGARGLPGERGRPGPPGPSGARGNDGNSGAAGPPGPTGPAGPPGFPGGAGAKGETGTAGGRGSEGPQGARGEPGNPGPAGAAGPAGTPGGDGQPGAKGSPGAAGIAGAPGFPGARGPPGPGGPNGGPGPKGNNGDPGLQGPKGDAGPKGEPGPVGLQGLAGPSGEEGKRGARGEPGGAGPVGPPGARGAPGNRGLPGTDGPPGPGGAPGERGANGPMGAQGSSGESGRPGEPGLPGSKGMTGAPGSPGPDGKAGPSGAPGQDGRPGPPGPAGSRGAPGVMGFPGPKGTDGEAGKAGERGVAGPPGALGAPGKDGDVGAPGATGPAGPSGEKGEQGSAGPPGFQGLPGPQGSTGESGKPGDQGAPGEAGPSGPSGPRGDRGFPGERGSTGPAGPNGPRGAPGSAGNDGAKGEPGAAGAPGGVGPAGLQGMPGERGTGGMPGARGDRGDGGPKGPDGALGKDGLRGMTGPTGPSGPSGAPGEKGEPGAVGPPGLTGPRGSPGERGEVGPPGPAGFAGPPGANGQPGAKGETGDSGPKGDAGASGPAGPVGAAGPQGPAGATGAKGARGGAGPPGATGFPGAAGRVGPPGPSGAGGPPGPTGPAGKEGQRGNRGERGPAGRPGEAGAGGPPGPSGEKGSVGADGPAGPAGSPGPPGVIGSRGIVGLPGQRGERGFGGLPGPSGEPGKQGPVGSLGERGPPGPMGPPGLGGAPGEAGREGNPGHDGTPGRDGPPGPKGDRGENGNAGPPGAPGTPGAPGPMGPSGKTGDRGEAGPAGPAGISGPAGARGALGPAGPRGDKGEAGEAGERGHKGHRGFSGMAGVPGPPGSPGDQGPAGPSGPAGPRGSSGSNGSPGKDGMNGLPGPVGPPGPRGRSGEMGPAGAPGIPGPPGPPGPAGIGEPFLPMPQGEKGPDPMRGGYRADDAAVRDRDSEVDTTLKSLSQKIENIRSPEGTQANPARMCRDLRMCHPEWKSGSYWVDPNQGSPLDAIKVFCNMETGETCVSPSQNTIPMKNWYTSKNIREKKHVWFGESMPNGFQFQYGSEGSDPEDVNIQLTFMRLMSNEASQNITYHCKNSIAYMDEATGNLKKALLLQGSNDIEIRAEGNSRFTYRVSEDGCTSHTGTWGKTVIDYKTTKTSRLPIIDIAPMDIGAPDQEFGVEVGQVCFL, from the exons ATGTTCAGCTTTGTGGATATCCGGTTAGGGCTGCTGCTGGCCGCAGCGGTTCTCGTGGTGAGAGGACAAGGAGAGGATGACA TCTCATTCGGTAGCTGTACATTGGACGGTCAGAATTACAACGACAAGGATGTATGGAAACCCGAGCCCTGCCAGATCTGCGTCTGCGACAGCGGGACGGTCATGTGCGACGAGGTGATCTGCGAGGATACATCCGACTGTGCCAATCCAGAGATTCCCGACGGAGAATGCTGCCCCATCTGCCCCGACG ACGGAGACTTTGACAATGCAGGTCCTTCACCTCCAGTCACTGATCCCGTG ggtcCTGTTGGTCCTGCTGGAGACCCA GGTCTTCCAGGATCTCCCGGCAGAGACGGTACTCCCGGAGAGGACGGACTCCCTGGACCTCCTGGTCCTCCTGGAACCCCTGGCCTCGGTGGCGGA TCTTTCCTTTCCCAGATGGCTTACGGCAGTGAGAAATCCAGCGGCCCTGCTCTTCCCGGACCACCT GGCCCCATGGGTCCCCGTGGCACCCCTGGACCTGCAGGTTCACCT GGCCCTCAGGGATTCACCGGCCCCCCAGGCGAGCCTGGTGAGCCTGGTTCTCCT GGTCCAATGGGTTCTCGCGGTCCCAACGGCCCTCCTGGAAAGAATGGAGAGGAT GGTGAACCTGGCAAACCTGGCCGTCCTGGTGAGCGCGGTGCCTCTGGGCCCCAG GGTGCTCGTGGATTCCCAGGAACTCCTGGACTCCCCGGCATCAAGGGACACAGA GGTTTCTCCGGTCTAGATGGAGCTAAGGGAGACTCTGGACCTGCTGGACCTAAG GGAGAGCCTGGTCTTCATGGTGAGAGCGGTGTTGCTGGTGCCATG GGTGCTCGTGGTTTGCCCGGCGAGAGGGGTCGCCCAGGTCCTCCTGGTCCTTCT GGTGCCCGCGGTAATGATGGCAACTCTGGTGCTGCCGGACCTCCC GGACCCACTGGCCCTGCTGGTCCTCCTGGATTCCCTGGTGGTGCTGGTGCTAAG GGAGAAACTGGCACTGCTGGAGGCCGTGGTTCAGAGGGACCTCAGGGAGCCCGTGGTGAGCCCGGTAACCCTGGACCTGCTGGTGCTGCTGGCCCTGCT GGAACTCCTGGTGGTGATGGTCAACCTGGAGCCAAAGGATCTCCT GGTGCTGCTGGTATTGCTGGTGCTCCTGGTTTCCCAGGTGCTCGTGGACCCCCCGGACCCGGTGGACCCAATGGCGGTCCCGGACCCAAGGGAAACAAT GGTGATCCTGGTCTCCAAGGCCCTAAGGGAGATGCCGGTCCTAAGGGAGAACCT GGCCCAGTTGGACTCCAAGGTCTCGCTGGACCTTCTGGTGAGGAAGGAAAGAGAGGAGCCCGTGGTGAGCCTGGTGGTGCTGGACCTGTCGGACCCCCTGGAGCCCGT GGTGCTCCTGGCAACCGTGGTCTTCCTGGCACTGATGGACCTCCTGGACCTGGG GGTGCCCCTGGTGAGCGCGGAGCTAACGGACCAATGGGAGCTCAAGGATCATCCGGAGAGTCTGGTCGCCCAGGAGAGCCAGGATTGCCTGGATCCAAG GGTATGACTGGTGCCCCCGGAAGCCCTGGACCTGATGGCAAAGCTGGACCTTCT GGTGCACCTGGACAAGATGGTCGTCCCGGACCCCCTGGACCTGCTGGATCTCGTGGTGCTCCTGGTGTGATGGGATTCCCTGGACCAAAGGGAACTGAT GGTGAGGCTGGTAAGGCTGGAGAGAGAGGTGTTGCTGGACCTCCTGGTGCTTTG GGCGCTCCTGGCAAGGATGGAGATGTTGGTGCTCCTGGTGCTACTGGACCTGCT GGCCCATCTGGAGAGAAGGGAGAACAGGGATCCGCCGGTCCTCCTGGATTCcag GGTCTTCCAGGCCCACAGGGATCCACCGGAGAGAGTGgcaaacctggtgaccag GGTGCTCCTGGTGAAGCTGGTCCATCCGGTCCTTCTGGTCCAAGA GGTGACAGAGGTTTCCCCGGTGAGCGTGGCAGCACTGGCCCTGCTGGCCCCAACGGCCCTCGTGGAGCTCCTGGTTCTGCTGGTAATGATGGTGCTAAG ggAGAGCCTGGTGCCGCTGGAGCCCCTGGTGGTGTTGGTCCCGCTGGACTGCAGGGTATGCCTGGAGAGCGCGGCACCGGCGGAATGCCTGGAGCCAGAGGAGACAGA GGTGATGGTGGACCCAAGGGCCCTGATGGAGCTCTTGGTAAGGATGGTCTGCGTGGAATGACTGGCCCAACTGGACCTTCTGGACCTTCTGGTGCTCCTGGTGAGAAG GGAGAGCCTGGTGCTGTTGGACCTCCAGGATTGACTGGTCCTCGTGGTTCCCCT GGTGAGCGTGGTGAGGTCGGTCCTCCTGGACCTGCTGGCTTTGCTGGACCTCCT GGTGCTAATGGACAACCTGGTGCTAAGGGAGAGACCGGTGACTCTGGACCTAAGGGTGATGCTGGAGCTTCTGGACCCGCTGGACCCGTCGGAGCTGCTGGCCCACAG GGACCTGCTGGTGCTACTGGAGCTAAAGGTGCTCGCGGTGGTGCTGGACCTCCT gGTGCTACTGGTTTCCCTGGTGCTGCTGGTAGAGTCGGACCTCCAGGCCCCTCT GGTGCTGGTGGACCCCCAGGCCCAACCGGTCCTGCCGGCAAAGAAGGACAAAGAGGTAACCGTGGTGAGAGAGGACCCGCTGGTCGCCCCGGAGAGGCCGGTGCCGGTGGACCCCCAGGACCCTCTGGAGAGAAGGGTAGCGTTGGTGCCGATGGCCCTGCT GGTCCCGCTGGTTCTCCTGGACCTCCTGGTGTTATTGGATCCCGTGGTATTGTTGGTCTTCCCGGACAAAGAGGAGAGAGAGGTTTCGGTGGTCTCCCCGGTCCTTCC GGAGAGCCAGGAAAGCAGGGACCTGTTGGTTCTTTGGGTGAGCGTGGTCCTCCTGGACCTATGGGACCTCCTGGATTGGGTGGAGCTCCTGGTGAGGCTGGACGTGAG GGTAACCCTGGACATGATGGTACTCCTGGCCGTGATGGTCCACCTGGACCAAAG GGAGACCGTGGTGAGAATGGCAACGCTGGTCCTCCTGGCGCCCCTGGTACTCCTGGAGCTCCTGGCCCCATGGGTCCATCTGGCAAGACTGGAGATCGTGGAGAGGCT GGTCCCGCTGGTCCTGCTGGTATTTCCGGTCCTGCTGGTGCTCGTGGTGCCTTG GGTCCAGCTGGTCCAAGAGGAGACAAGGGTGAGGCCGGAGAGGCTGGAGAGAGAGGCCATAAGGGACACCGTGGCTTCAGTGGAATGGCTGGAGTTCCTGGACCTCCT ggTTCCCCTGGTGACCAAGGACCCGCCGGACCATCTGGCCCTGCTGGACCTCGT GGATCTTCTGGCTCCAATGGCTCCCCTGGTAAGGATGGTATGAATGGTTTGCCCGGACCCGTCGGACCTCCTGGACCCCGTGGTCGCAGTGGAGAAATGGGACCTGCT GGTGCTCCTGGTATTCCCGGACCTCCAGGTCCTCCTGGACCCGCCGGCATCGGCGAGCCTTTCCTTCCCATGCCCCAGGGCGAGAAGGGTCCAGACCCCATGCGCGGAGGCTACAGAGCCGACGACGCTGCCGTTCGCGACCGCGACTCCGAGGTGGACACCACCTTGAAATCTCTGAGCCAGAAGATCGAGAACATCCGCAGCCCCGAAGGAACCCAGGCCAACCCTGCCCGCATGTGCCGCGACCTCAGGATGTGCCATCCCGAGTGGAAGAGCG GTTCCTACTGGGTGGATCCCAACCAGGGCTCTCCTCTGGACGCCATCAAGGTCTTCTGCAACATGGAGACTGGTGAGACCTGCGTCAGCCCATCCCAGAACACCATTCCCATGAAGAACTGGTACACTAGCAAGAACATCAGAGAGAAGAAGCACGTCTGGTTCGGAGAGTCCATGCCCAATGGCTTCCAG TTCCAGTATGGCAGTGAGGGCTCTGATCCAGAGGATGTCAACATCCAGCTGACCTTCATGCGCCTGATGTCCAACGAGGCTTCTCAGAACATCACCTACCACTGCAAGAACAGCATCGCCTACATGGACGAGGCCACAGGCAACCTGAAGAAGGCTCTGCTCCTGCAGGGCTCCAACGACATCGAGATCAGAGCGGAGGGCAACAGCCGCTTCACATACAGAGTCAGCGAGGACGGCTGCACG TCACACACTGGCACATGGGGCAAGACAGTCATTGACTATAAGACAACGAAAACATCTCGTCTGCCAATCATTGATATCGCTCCTATGGACATTGGTGCTCCCGATCAGGAATTCGGCGTAGAAGTTGGCCAAGTCTGCTTCTTGTAA